In one Mycobacteroides chelonae genomic region, the following are encoded:
- the eutC gene encoding ethanolamine ammonia-lyase subunit EutC: protein MSDVASNGAAHDIWDTLRRSTQSRIGLGRSGDALPTTRVLEFGTAHAAARDAVHTPLDARALAGRIDGLGLGTPLLVTSRAGDRSEYLRRPDLGRAPADGALDVLSDSNADIGIVLADGLSPRALDDHGVQLLQALHQRLRGYSIAPLVIATQARVALGDHIGAALGVDTVLVLIGERPGLSVADSVGIYLTHNPMVGCTDAQRNCVSNIHPPEGLGYDQAAQVVSALVAGAREIGRSGVDLKDMTGAGNQIEGAGPALPT from the coding sequence ATGAGCGATGTCGCGAGCAACGGTGCCGCACACGATATCTGGGACACGCTGCGTCGATCCACGCAGTCCCGAATCGGGTTGGGGCGCAGCGGTGATGCGTTGCCGACCACTCGAGTGCTGGAGTTCGGGACCGCGCACGCGGCCGCCCGGGACGCGGTGCACACGCCCCTGGATGCGCGCGCCCTGGCCGGACGCATCGACGGACTCGGGTTGGGTACGCCGCTGTTGGTGACCAGCCGGGCCGGCGATCGATCCGAATACCTGCGCCGTCCTGACCTGGGGCGGGCGCCCGCCGACGGCGCACTGGATGTGCTCTCCGATTCCAACGCCGATATCGGCATCGTGCTCGCCGACGGTCTATCGCCGCGAGCCCTCGACGACCACGGGGTGCAGCTATTGCAGGCGCTGCACCAGCGGCTTCGCGGGTACTCGATCGCGCCACTCGTCATCGCGACGCAGGCGCGGGTGGCACTGGGGGATCACATTGGTGCCGCGCTGGGCGTCGATACGGTGCTGGTGCTCATCGGCGAACGCCCGGGGCTGTCGGTGGCCGACAGCGTCGGTATCTACCTCACACACAATCCGATGGTGGGATGCACTGATGCACAACGTAATTGTGTATCCAATATTCATCCTCCGGAGGGGCTGGGTTATGACCAGGCGGCGCAGGTCGTCTCCGCTCTGGTAGCGGGGGCGCGTGAGATCGGCCGTTCCGGTGTTGACCTCAAGGACATGACGGGCGCGGGTAACCAGATCGAGGGGGCCGGTCCGGCATTGCCCACGTAG
- a CDS encoding ethanolamine ammonia-lyase subunit EutB has translation MSTFRHTAGPVTYQFGSLAEVLAKASPPRSGDELAGCAAQSDAERAAARWALAEVPLMTFLSEEIVPYDTDEVTRLIIDSHDAEAFAVISHLTVGDFRDWLLETITKPHGAQSLKDISAGLTPEMVAAVSKLMRNQDLIAVGAAVRNHSAFRTTIGLPGTLATRLQPNHPTDDARGIAAATLDGLLLGCGDAVIGINPATDSPHAAADLLRLIDDIRLRFDIPTQSCVLAHVTTTMELIERNLPVDLVFQSIAGTEGANESFGVNLALLREANEAGRSLGRGTVGNNVMYLETGQGSALSAGAHIGVGGVAVDQQTLEARAYAVAREVEPLLVNTVVGFIGPEYLYDGKQIIRAGLEDHFCGKLLGLPMGVDVCYTNHAEADSDDMDVLLTVLTAAGVAFVIAVPGADDVMLGYQSLSFHDALFARRTFGLRPAPEFNEWLERMGMLERDGGLREIAVSDSPLRALL, from the coding sequence ATGAGCACTTTTCGCCACACCGCAGGGCCGGTCACCTACCAGTTCGGATCGCTCGCCGAGGTTCTCGCGAAGGCCTCGCCGCCCCGATCCGGCGACGAGCTCGCGGGCTGTGCGGCGCAGTCGGATGCCGAGCGGGCCGCCGCACGCTGGGCGCTCGCCGAGGTGCCGCTGATGACGTTCCTCTCCGAGGAGATCGTCCCGTACGACACCGACGAGGTCACCCGGCTCATCATCGACAGCCATGATGCGGAGGCCTTTGCCGTCATCTCACACCTCACTGTCGGCGATTTCCGCGACTGGCTACTGGAGACGATCACCAAACCGCATGGGGCACAGTCGCTCAAAGATATTTCCGCTGGACTGACCCCTGAGATGGTGGCAGCCGTCAGCAAGCTGATGCGTAATCAGGACCTCATCGCAGTCGGCGCCGCGGTACGTAACCACAGCGCCTTCCGCACCACCATCGGTCTACCGGGCACTTTGGCGACCCGATTGCAGCCCAACCATCCTACCGACGACGCACGGGGTATCGCCGCCGCCACCCTCGACGGCCTGCTGCTGGGATGCGGTGATGCCGTCATCGGCATCAACCCCGCGACGGACTCCCCGCATGCCGCGGCCGACCTACTGCGCCTCATCGACGACATCCGATTGCGATTCGATATCCCCACACAATCGTGTGTGCTGGCACATGTGACCACCACGATGGAACTCATCGAACGAAATCTACCGGTGGACTTGGTATTCCAGTCGATTGCCGGGACCGAAGGCGCCAACGAGAGCTTCGGGGTCAACCTTGCACTGCTGCGTGAGGCGAACGAGGCCGGGCGTTCGTTGGGGCGCGGCACCGTGGGCAACAACGTCATGTACCTGGAGACGGGGCAGGGATCAGCGCTCTCTGCCGGAGCCCATATCGGGGTGGGCGGCGTTGCCGTTGATCAGCAGACACTGGAGGCCAGGGCATACGCGGTCGCGCGCGAGGTGGAGCCGCTGTTGGTCAATACCGTCGTGGGATTCATTGGGCCGGAATATCTTTACGACGGCAAGCAGATCATCAGGGCCGGGCTGGAGGATCACTTCTGCGGCAAGCTGCTGGGACTTCCGATGGGGGTGGACGTCTGCTACACCAATCACGCCGAGGCCGATTCAGATGACATGGATGTGCTGCTGACGGTGCTCACCGCCGCGGGGGTTGCATTCGTCATCGCCGTGCCCGGAGCCGATGACGTCATGCTTGGGTATCAGAGCCTGTCCTTTCACGATGCGCTGTTCGCGCGCCGTACATTCGGCCTGCGGCCGGCGCCGGAGTTCAACGAATGGCTTGAGCGCATGGGGATGCTGGAGCGTGACGGTGGGCTGCGTGAAATCGCGGTCAGCGACTCGCCATTGCGAGCGCTGTTATGA
- the mftF gene encoding mycofactocin biosynthesis glycosyltransferase MftF (Members of this protein family, MftF, are glycosyltransferases, members of PF00535 (glycosyl transferase family 2). The encoding gene is found as part of the mycofactocin cassette, in Mycobacterium tuberculosis, many other Actinobacteria, and occasional members of other lineages. Mycofactocin itself, a putative redox carrier, is a heavily modified derivative of the C-terminal Val-Tyr dipeptide of the mycofactocin precursor MftA (TIGR03969).) yields the protein MTTSDEPAQGVSAPHGRLPDGFAVQVDRRVRVLDEGSALLGGSPTRLLRLAPAARTLLSGGRLEVRDATSAQLARTLLDATVAHPRPTGGPGYRDVTVVIPCLNNGFGLRRLLRALRGMRVIVIDDGSTIPILECDLEGMHCDVTVVRHEESQGPAAARNTGLKLATTDFVAFLDSDVVPRRGWLEALLGHFSDPAVALVAPRIVGLVLSDNAIARYEAVRSSLDLGLREAPVVPYGPVSYVPSAAIVVRRAAIDDIGGFDESLRCGEDVDLCWRLIEAGSRLRYEPVSHVAHDHRLTLREWFARKAFYGMSAAPLSTRHPDKVAPMVISRWTLLVWILAAVGSGMGYLAAAGMAALAAGRVARTLRGVDTPPRDVLRVATQGVGGAALQIASALCRHYWPLALVAAALSRRSRQVLVVAAIVDGVVDWMKRNDNSASPDDRIGLLEYVLLKRLDDIAYGIGLWSGIVQERDLGALRPELRP from the coding sequence ATGACCACCAGTGACGAGCCGGCGCAGGGCGTGTCCGCACCGCACGGACGGTTACCCGACGGATTCGCGGTACAGGTGGATCGGCGCGTTCGCGTTCTCGACGAGGGCTCGGCGCTACTGGGTGGCTCCCCAACCCGGCTGCTGCGATTGGCTCCGGCCGCGCGGACCCTGCTTTCCGGTGGACGGCTCGAGGTCCGTGACGCGACCAGCGCGCAGCTTGCCCGGACGCTGTTGGATGCGACCGTCGCTCACCCCCGGCCCACGGGTGGGCCCGGATATCGAGACGTGACCGTCGTTATTCCTTGCCTTAACAATGGATTTGGCCTTCGTCGGCTGCTACGGGCGTTACGCGGGATGCGCGTGATCGTCATCGACGACGGTTCCACCATTCCGATCCTGGAGTGCGATCTGGAGGGCATGCACTGTGACGTGACGGTGGTACGTCACGAAGAGAGTCAGGGCCCGGCAGCGGCCCGCAATACCGGGCTGAAGCTGGCGACCACGGATTTCGTCGCCTTCCTTGACTCGGATGTGGTGCCCAGGCGCGGCTGGCTGGAGGCACTGTTGGGGCATTTCAGTGATCCGGCTGTTGCTCTGGTTGCCCCTCGGATTGTGGGATTAGTCTTGAGCGACAACGCGATTGCTCGCTATGAGGCGGTCAGGTCCTCGTTGGACCTCGGCCTTCGTGAGGCGCCCGTCGTTCCGTACGGCCCGGTGTCGTATGTCCCCAGTGCGGCGATCGTGGTTCGCCGGGCCGCGATAGACGATATCGGTGGGTTCGACGAATCGCTGCGATGCGGTGAAGACGTGGATCTGTGCTGGCGGCTGATCGAGGCGGGGTCTCGGCTTCGGTACGAACCGGTGTCCCATGTGGCTCATGATCATCGACTGACACTTCGAGAATGGTTTGCGCGCAAAGCATTTTATGGAATGAGCGCTGCGCCGCTGTCGACGCGTCACCCCGACAAGGTGGCGCCGATGGTCATCTCGCGATGGACACTGCTGGTGTGGATTCTGGCGGCGGTGGGTTCTGGGATGGGCTATCTGGCCGCGGCGGGCATGGCCGCGCTCGCGGCCGGGCGTGTCGCGCGGACATTGCGGGGAGTGGACACCCCGCCGCGTGACGTCCTTCGGGTGGCCACCCAGGGTGTGGGCGGTGCTGCGTTGCAGATCGCGTCCGCGTTGTGCCGCCATTACTGGCCATTGGCGTTGGTGGCCGCCGCACTCTCGCGGCGCAGTCGCCAAGTGCTCGTGGTGGCCGCCATCGTTGACGGCGTGGTGGATTGGATGAAGCGCAACGACAACTCGGCGTCTCCCGATGATCGCATCGGCCTGCTCGAGTACGTATTGCTGAAGCGTCTTGACGACATCGCCTACGGGATTGGCTTGTGGTCGGGGATCGTGCAGGAGCGCGATCTCGGTGCGCTTCGACCGGAATTACGGCCCTGA
- the mftD gene encoding pre-mycofactocin synthase MftD (MftD, an enzyme found in the mycofactocin biosynthesis locus, performs an oxidative deamination of 3-amino-5-[(p-hydroxyphenyl)methyl]-4,4-dimethyl-2-pyrrolidinone (AHDP). The resulting compound, now called pre-mycofactocin (PMFT), is a biologically active redox cofactor that can oxidize the non-exchangeable NADH of TIGR03971 family SDR-type oxidoreductases.), with protein MARNTWFETVAIAQQRAKKRLPKSVYSSLISASEKGLTVSDNVEAFGELGFEPHVVGIQPDRELSTTVLGQEISLPVMISPTGVQAVDPDGEVAVARAAAARGTAMGLSSFASKPIEDVVAANPKTHFQIYWLGGRDDVARRIQRAKDAGAVGLIATLDWSFSHGRDWGSPSIPEKMNLRSMIRLAPEVVTKPGWLWSFGKGMNIPDLRVPNQAARGEAGPPFFDAYGQWMGTPAPTWDDVRWMREQWDGPFMLKGVMRIDDAKHAVDCGVSAISVSNHGGNNLDGTPASIRALPGIAAAVGGDVEVLLDGGIRRGSDVVKALALGARAVMIGRAYLWGLAAAGQAGVENVLDIMRGGIDSALMGLGKKSVHELSPDDLLIPEGFARGLGRH; from the coding sequence ATGGCGCGCAACACATGGTTCGAAACGGTCGCGATTGCCCAGCAGCGGGCCAAGAAGCGGCTGCCGAAGTCCGTCTACAGCTCGCTGATCTCGGCCAGTGAGAAGGGGCTGACGGTCAGCGACAACGTCGAGGCGTTCGGGGAGCTTGGATTCGAGCCCCACGTCGTCGGCATTCAGCCGGACCGTGAACTGTCGACAACAGTGTTGGGGCAAGAGATTTCACTGCCGGTGATGATTTCGCCAACCGGCGTTCAGGCGGTGGATCCCGATGGTGAGGTGGCTGTGGCGCGGGCGGCCGCCGCGCGTGGAACCGCCATGGGGCTGTCGTCCTTTGCGAGCAAGCCCATCGAGGACGTGGTGGCTGCCAATCCGAAGACGCACTTTCAGATCTACTGGCTGGGCGGACGCGACGATGTGGCTCGGCGCATCCAGCGCGCGAAAGATGCTGGAGCGGTGGGGCTTATCGCCACCCTGGACTGGAGCTTCTCGCACGGTCGCGACTGGGGGAGCCCGTCCATACCCGAGAAGATGAACCTGCGGTCGATGATCCGGCTGGCGCCGGAAGTGGTGACCAAGCCCGGCTGGCTGTGGTCGTTCGGCAAGGGCATGAACATCCCGGACCTGCGGGTGCCGAACCAGGCGGCCCGCGGCGAGGCCGGCCCGCCGTTCTTCGACGCTTACGGGCAGTGGATGGGAACCCCGGCGCCCACCTGGGACGACGTGCGGTGGATGCGTGAGCAGTGGGACGGTCCGTTCATGCTCAAGGGTGTGATGCGCATCGATGACGCCAAACATGCTGTAGATTGCGGTGTTTCGGCGATATCGGTGTCTAATCACGGTGGTAACAACCTCGACGGAACACCTGCGTCGATTCGGGCATTGCCGGGCATCGCAGCGGCCGTCGGTGGTGATGTCGAGGTGCTGCTCGATGGTGGCATCCGGCGGGGCAGTGACGTCGTCAAGGCGTTGGCCCTTGGTGCCCGTGCGGTGATGATCGGACGCGCGTACCTCTGGGGCCTCGCGGCCGCCGGTCAGGCCGGTGTCGAGAACGTCCTGGACATCATGCGTGGCGGCATCGACTCGGCGCTGATGGGACTTGGCAAAAAGTCTGTGCACGAACTATCGCCAGATGATCTTTTGATCCCCGAGGGATTTGCTCGGGGCCTGGGGCGGCACTAG
- the mftC gene encoding mycofactocin radical SAM maturase (MftC is a radical SAM/SPASM enzyme that catalyzes the first two steps in biosynthesis of the electron carrier mycofactocin from the terminal Val-Tyr dipeptide of the precursor peptide MftA.) — MSAPAVPRLVDQFEQGLDAPICLTWELTYACNLSCVHCLSSSGKRDPRELSTAQCKGIIDELERMQVFYVNIGGGEPTVRSDFWELVDYATEHHVGVKFSTNGVRITEEVAARLAASDYVDVQISLDGATAEVNDAVRGAGSFAMAVRALENLAAAGFKDAKISVVVTRHNVDQLDEFADLAAKYGATLRITRLRPSGRGADVWDELHPTPAQQRQLYDWLVLNGERVLTGDSFFHLSAYGDGSGGLPGLNMCGAGRVVCLIDPVGDVYACPFAIHDRFMAGNVVSDGGFDEVWKHSQLFNELREPQSAGACGSCGHYDSCRGGCMAAKFFTGLPMDGPDPECVQGYGEAALAADRVVPKPSGDHSHSKGKRSPASGPVALTLTRRPPSRACDENPLSNVRAGR, encoded by the coding sequence ATGAGCGCTCCCGCTGTACCCCGCCTGGTGGATCAGTTCGAACAGGGACTGGATGCTCCCATCTGCCTCACCTGGGAACTGACCTACGCCTGCAACCTGTCCTGTGTGCACTGCCTGTCATCGTCGGGCAAGCGTGATCCGCGCGAGCTGTCCACCGCGCAGTGCAAGGGCATCATCGACGAGCTCGAACGCATGCAGGTGTTCTACGTGAACATTGGTGGCGGGGAACCCACTGTGCGCTCAGACTTTTGGGAGCTCGTCGACTATGCGACCGAGCACCATGTAGGGGTCAAGTTCTCGACCAACGGTGTGCGCATCACCGAGGAGGTGGCGGCGCGGCTGGCCGCGAGCGATTACGTCGATGTGCAGATCTCGCTGGACGGCGCGACCGCAGAGGTGAACGACGCCGTGCGCGGCGCGGGATCGTTCGCCATGGCGGTACGCGCGCTGGAGAATCTGGCTGCCGCCGGCTTCAAGGACGCCAAGATCTCGGTGGTGGTCACTCGTCACAACGTGGACCAGCTCGACGAGTTCGCGGATCTGGCGGCAAAATACGGTGCAACGCTGCGGATTACACGGTTGCGGCCTTCTGGGCGCGGTGCCGATGTGTGGGACGAACTGCACCCCACCCCTGCGCAGCAGCGTCAGTTGTACGACTGGCTGGTGCTCAATGGTGAGCGGGTGCTCACGGGTGATTCCTTCTTCCACCTGTCGGCGTACGGCGATGGCTCCGGTGGTTTGCCAGGCCTGAACATGTGCGGTGCTGGCCGGGTGGTGTGCCTGATCGATCCGGTCGGTGATGTCTACGCGTGCCCATTTGCCATCCACGATCGGTTCATGGCCGGAAATGTGGTGTCTGATGGTGGATTTGATGAGGTGTGGAAGCACTCACAGTTGTTCAACGAGTTGCGCGAGCCACAGTCCGCGGGCGCGTGCGGCAGCTGTGGACATTATGACAGCTGCCGGGGCGGCTGTATGGCGGCGAAGTTCTTTACCGGCTTGCCGATGGATGGACCCGACCCGGAATGCGTACAGGGCTACGGCGAGGCGGCCCTGGCCGCAGATCGCGTCGTGCCCAAACCCAGTGGGGACCATTCGCATTCGAAGGGTAAACGCAGCCCGGCCTCGGGCCCAGTTGCGCTGACCCTGACTCGCCGGCCCCCATCGCGCGCGTGCGACGAGAACCCCCTTTCCAACGTACGAGCAGGACGGTAG
- the mftG gene encoding mycofactocin system GMC family oxidoreductase MftG — protein MVGAGSAGSILASRLSEDPSFRVVLVEAGPAASADEDGVRDGYRLPIGPDSQIATYYWATLTSTGDQAELVRGSVVGGSGAINGGYFVRGRPTDFDGWSVPGWDWVDVRDDFRAMETDRDFRDDPLHGSSGPIPIGRRHEQSAAGRELADLAVKAGYPAVADLNGKAGVGVGLVPLNIDSGMRIGPARAYLEGAGWRPNLAVYSGTRVLRVLCGGGRATGVQVAVGSSVRTLTADRIILSAGAIESAKLLLLSGVGPADDLRAVGVEPIVDLPGVGTRVMDHAEWVLDTGDGGQPGYPVLDTVLHTDRQMGLEIRPYTIGFAAMAGAQVNGADARQIGVALMTPRCRGRVELRSADPAAPVYIDLRYDSETADMDRLRDGVRLVSELYGRRFGGPRWSTSQHLCATAPMGNDEDKYAVVDKYCRVRGIDGLFVIDGSIMPTIPSRGPAATIAMIGHRAAQFVAWS, from the coding sequence ATCGTGGGCGCGGGCAGCGCGGGTTCGATTCTGGCCAGCCGCCTTTCTGAAGACCCGTCGTTTCGTGTGGTGCTGGTCGAGGCCGGGCCGGCGGCCTCGGCGGACGAGGACGGTGTGCGCGACGGGTACCGTCTGCCGATCGGCCCGGACAGTCAGATAGCCACCTACTACTGGGCCACGTTGACATCCACCGGTGATCAGGCCGAGTTGGTGCGCGGATCGGTGGTGGGTGGCTCCGGCGCGATCAACGGCGGTTACTTCGTGCGGGGCCGGCCCACGGATTTCGATGGATGGTCGGTGCCGGGGTGGGACTGGGTGGATGTGCGTGATGACTTTCGCGCGATGGAGACTGATCGTGACTTTCGGGATGATCCGCTACACGGCTCATCGGGACCCATACCGATCGGGCGCAGGCACGAACAGAGTGCCGCGGGAAGAGAACTGGCGGATCTCGCCGTCAAAGCCGGCTATCCGGCGGTGGCAGACCTCAACGGCAAGGCCGGTGTCGGGGTGGGATTGGTGCCACTCAACATCGACAGCGGCATGCGGATCGGGCCGGCGCGTGCGTATCTGGAGGGAGCGGGCTGGCGCCCCAATCTCGCGGTGTACTCCGGTACTCGTGTATTGCGGGTGCTGTGTGGTGGCGGGCGTGCCACCGGGGTGCAGGTGGCGGTGGGGAGCTCGGTGCGAACTCTGACCGCTGATCGAATCATATTGAGCGCGGGTGCGATTGAGAGCGCCAAGCTGCTACTGCTCTCCGGGGTGGGACCGGCCGATGACCTGCGCGCGGTGGGGGTCGAGCCCATTGTCGACCTACCCGGTGTGGGGACCCGCGTGATGGACCACGCGGAGTGGGTGCTCGACACCGGCGATGGTGGGCAGCCGGGGTACCCCGTACTGGACACCGTCTTGCACACCGACCGTCAGATGGGTCTCGAGATACGCCCGTACACAATAGGATTCGCTGCCATGGCAGGTGCTCAGGTGAATGGCGCCGATGCCAGGCAGATCGGCGTAGCGTTGATGACCCCGAGGTGCCGGGGTCGAGTCGAATTACGTTCGGCCGATCCTGCAGCGCCGGTGTACATCGACTTGAGGTACGACAGCGAGACCGCCGATATGGATCGCTTGCGGGACGGAGTCCGTCTGGTGTCCGAGCTGTACGGTCGGCGGTTCGGTGGTCCGCGGTGGTCCACATCGCAACATCTGTGCGCGACCGCACCCATGGGTAATGACGAGGACAAGTACGCGGTCGTCGACAAGTACTGTCGTGTCAGGGGAATCGACGGGCTCTTCGTCATCGACGGGTCGATCATGCCGACCATTCCGAGCCGCGGACCGGCGGCCACAATTGCGATGATCGGGCATCGAGCGGCCCAGTTTGTTGCGTGGTCGTAA
- the eat gene encoding ethanolamine permease: MSTPDDTVSPHPEAAHDHAGVQSHLEGADYLARRQLRSGTAGWVLLAGLGVSYVISGDYAGWNTGLSKGGFGGMAIAAVVIAAMYLSMVLSMAEMSSALPTAGGGYTFARRALGPWGGFATGTAILIEYAIAPAAIATFIGSYVQSLHLFGLKDGWWIYLAVYAIFIGIHLSGAGEALRTMFIITGIALVGLITFAIGAVGRFDAKNLTNIPVDETAAGASALLPYGYLGIWAAVPFAIWLFLAIEGVPLAAEEARDPAKNIPRGIVMAMLVLVVTGTVVLFLVPGAGGAEAMGQSGNPLVEALGTTTVAKAVNYIGLAGLIASFFSIVYAYSRQTFALSRAGYLPTRLSVTNSRKAPVLALIVPGVIGFLLSLSGKGAMLLNMAVFGAALSYVLMMVSHIVLRVREPEMQRPYRTPGGIATSGFALVIACAAVVATFIVDTTAAFATFGVFILFMAYFGLYSRHHLVANSPDEEFAALAEAENELK; this comes from the coding sequence ATGTCAACTCCCGATGACACCGTCAGTCCACATCCGGAGGCCGCGCACGATCATGCGGGTGTCCAATCGCATCTCGAGGGTGCCGACTACCTCGCGCGGCGGCAGCTGAGGTCGGGGACCGCCGGCTGGGTGCTACTGGCCGGGCTCGGCGTGAGCTACGTGATCTCCGGCGATTACGCGGGCTGGAACACCGGCCTGAGCAAGGGAGGTTTCGGTGGCATGGCCATCGCGGCGGTAGTCATCGCCGCGATGTATCTGTCGATGGTGCTCAGCATGGCAGAGATGTCGTCGGCGCTACCCACCGCGGGTGGTGGTTACACCTTCGCCCGGCGTGCCCTGGGCCCATGGGGTGGATTCGCAACCGGGACGGCGATTCTCATTGAGTACGCGATAGCTCCGGCCGCCATTGCCACGTTCATCGGAAGTTACGTCCAATCACTGCATCTGTTCGGGCTCAAGGACGGATGGTGGATCTACCTGGCTGTGTATGCGATCTTCATAGGGATTCATCTCAGTGGTGCGGGCGAGGCGCTCAGGACGATGTTCATCATCACCGGGATCGCGCTCGTAGGCCTGATCACCTTTGCGATCGGCGCCGTCGGCCGATTCGACGCGAAGAACCTGACCAACATTCCTGTGGATGAAACAGCAGCGGGCGCATCGGCATTACTGCCCTACGGGTATTTGGGAATCTGGGCGGCGGTGCCGTTCGCGATCTGGTTGTTCCTGGCGATCGAGGGCGTGCCGCTTGCGGCCGAGGAAGCGCGAGATCCCGCGAAGAACATCCCACGCGGCATCGTGATGGCGATGCTGGTGCTTGTTGTCACCGGGACGGTCGTGCTGTTCCTGGTGCCCGGCGCGGGCGGTGCCGAGGCGATGGGACAGTCGGGTAATCCCTTGGTCGAGGCGCTGGGAACCACCACGGTCGCCAAGGCGGTCAACTACATCGGGCTGGCCGGCCTCATCGCCAGCTTCTTCTCGATCGTGTACGCCTACAGCCGGCAGACCTTTGCGTTGTCCCGTGCCGGTTATCTGCCGACCCGGCTATCGGTCACCAACAGCCGCAAGGCTCCCGTGCTGGCATTGATCGTGCCGGGAGTCATCGGATTCCTCTTGTCGCTCAGTGGCAAAGGCGCGATGTTGCTCAACATGGCGGTTTTCGGTGCGGCGCTGAGCTATGTGCTGATGATGGTCAGTCACATTGTGCTGCGTGTTCGCGAGCCCGAGATGCAGCGGCCGTACCGAACCCCAGGCGGCATCGCCACCAGCGGGTTCGCACTGGTGATCGCGTGTGCGGCGGTAGTGGCGACTTTCATCGTCGATACCACCGCGGCTTTTGCCACGTTCGGGGTGTTCATCCTGTTTATGGCGTACTTTGGGCTCTATAGCCGACACCACTTGGTCGCCAACTCCCCGGACGAAGAGTTCGCGGCGCTTGCAGAAGCCGAGAACGAATTGAAATAG
- the mftE gene encoding mycofactocin biosynthesis peptidyl-dipeptidase MftE — translation MNSAYHRRVAVPTVLSTAISPELADAAITLFTPLGSTEQHGPHLPLDTDTRIANAVATAAAGELAADTGQGRTALAPAIAYGSSGEHQSFAGTISIGTEALTQVLVEYARSATQWCRRIVFVNGHGGNIEATVSAVRLLRSEGRDIAWWACAVEGGDAHAGHVETSLLLHISPENVRREEVLAGNSAPLRELMAPMRAGGVAAVSAIGVLGDPTTASSQEGARMLATMTRQCADAVRRWTPDADGRLV, via the coding sequence GTGAATTCGGCCTACCATCGGCGGGTGGCTGTTCCGACTGTCTTGAGCACCGCCATCTCTCCGGAGCTCGCAGACGCGGCCATTACGCTGTTCACTCCGCTCGGCTCAACCGAGCAGCACGGGCCGCACTTGCCGCTGGACACCGACACCCGCATTGCCAACGCTGTGGCTACCGCGGCGGCCGGGGAGCTGGCGGCCGATACGGGTCAGGGTCGGACCGCTCTCGCCCCGGCCATCGCGTACGGATCCAGCGGAGAACATCAATCCTTCGCTGGAACGATCTCGATCGGGACCGAGGCGCTGACTCAGGTCCTGGTTGAGTACGCCCGGTCAGCCACACAGTGGTGCCGGCGCATCGTCTTCGTGAACGGTCACGGCGGGAATATCGAGGCGACGGTCTCCGCAGTGCGGCTGCTGCGTTCCGAGGGGCGCGATATCGCATGGTGGGCATGTGCGGTCGAAGGCGGCGACGCTCATGCCGGACACGTGGAAACGTCTCTACTGCTACATATTTCACCGGAGAACGTGCGTCGTGAGGAAGTGCTCGCCGGAAATTCGGCACCGCTGCGCGAACTGATGGCGCCTATGCGTGCGGGCGGAGTAGCGGCGGTGAGCGCCATCGGTGTGCTCGGAGATCCGACCACCGCCAGCAGCCAGGAAGGCGCACGGATGCTCGCGACGATGACTCGACAATGCGCCGACGCGGTGCGCCGTTGGACACCCGACGCGGACGGGCGGCTGGTATGA